In candidate division KSB1 bacterium, the sequence CGACGAATCAGGCGTTCTGCGGTGGAAAAGTAGGCCGTGAACTGGGTCGAAATCCCGATCAGGTCGGGCTGCGAGCGGCATACACGTGCTTCGATTTCATCATCGGTGAGCCCGAAGCGATAGTAGCCTTTGAACAACAGAGGGTTCTCTTCGAGAAAAGGCTTGAGGTAGCTCATTGTCGGCGGAATGGGTAACTGTCGGCGCTTAAGGGGAGAGAGGGCGTCCAAAAGCTCGACGGCACAGCCCAGTCGACGCAACGCTGCAGCAACATAAAGGAGCCCCAATGGATAGAGCCGAATGGGCGTTGTATAAAAGTCCTCGATCGGCGGTTGAATGAGCAGGACTTTCACGGCCGCTTTGTCCTCATGTCGCTAAAAAGCCTTTATCAACCGCCTCTTGGATGAGGGCTTGGGCAAGGCACCACAGCTCCGGCGAGGCCTCCTCGATTCGTGCGTTCATTTTCAAAACTTGCGGTAATCGAATATTGTGTTCCCGCCAAGTTCGGCCTTGAGTATAATAGTTGTGCAGAAGGGGCAACAGGCGGTCCAGGCCGCGAACGAATCGCGCTGTCGGCGTTTCGCCGGCTTCGAACTCTTCCCACAGACTTTTCAGCGCCTCGGCTTCATCGTCGGGCAGAAGAGAAAAAAGACGTTCTGCCGCCTTGCGTTCGAGTTCTTCCTTTTGTACAGAAGCGGCCTCGTCGTACAAAAAGGTGTCGCCGGCGTCGATTTCCACGACGTCGTGCACGAGCGCCATTTTGACGGCGCGCAGCAGGTCGACGCGCGGATCCGCCTGCTCGCCTAAAATGATGACCGCCGTCGCCAAATGCCAGCTGTGTTCGGCGGAATTCTCGCGGCGCGAGCCGTCAATGAGGTAGCTGCGCCGAAGGACGCCTTTCAGCCTGTCGATCTCGGCGAGAAACGCAATTTGTCTTTCCAGTCGCTCGGTCATTCGCTGAAATGCGTCAAAGGCGCGTGGCCGATGGCGTAGACGTTAAAGCCGATTTCGAACATATCTCGGCGATCGAGGATATTGCGGCCGTCAAAAAGAAAAGCCGGCTTTTCCATTGAGGCATAGATTTTTCGGTAATCGAGCGATTTGTAGAGGTCCCACTCCGTGATGATCGCAACGGCGTGGGCACCGGCGGCGGCGCGATAGGGGTCGATTTCGAACTCGACTTTGTCCAGTATGTCGGCCAAATCCAATTTGGCGTTTTCCAGCGCTTGGGGGTCAGTGATGACGACATTTGCCCGTTCTTCGACCAGCTTTCGAGTTACGGTAATGGCCGGCGCTTCGCGTGTGTCGCCGGTGTCCGCCTTGAAGGCGAAACCGAACAAGGCGATTCGTTTTCCGGCTACGGTATTAAACATGGCGGTGACCAGGTTGCGCACAAAACGATGTTCCTGATATTCATTCATGCGCACCACCTGTTCCCAATAGGCGGCCACCTCATAAAGTCCGTAAGATTCGGCGATATAGACCAAATTGAGGATGTCTTTTTTGAAGCAGCTGCCGCCGAATCCGACGCCCGCTTTGAGAAATTTCGGGCCGATGCGGCTGTCGGCGCCCACGGCGTATGCGACTTCGTTGATGCTGGCTTCGGTCTTTTCGCACAAAGCGGAAATGCTGTTGATGGAGGAAATGCGTTGGGCTAAAAAGGCGTTGGCCGCCAGCTTGGAGAGTTCGGAGCTCCAGATATTGCTGGTGATGATGCGTTCGCGCGGCACCCAGTTGGCATAGATCTCGACGATTTGATCG encodes:
- a CDS encoding HD domain-containing protein; this translates as MTERLERQIAFLAEIDRLKGVLRRSYLIDGSRRENSAEHSWHLATAVIILGEQADPRVDLLRAVKMALVHDVVEIDAGDTFLYDEAASVQKEELERKAAERLFSLLPDDEAEALKSLWEEFEAGETPTARFVRGLDRLLPLLHNYYTQGRTWREHNIRLPQVLKMNARIEEASPELWCLAQALIQEAVDKGFLAT
- a CDS encoding nucleotide sugar dehydrogenase encodes the protein MSKDGFEKRILCIGAGYVGGPTMAVIAAQCPQYKVTVVDINKEKIAAWQTDKLPIYEPGLLEVVKKARGRNLFFSTDIEAAIKEAEIIFVSVNTPTKTFGEGAGKTADLQYWEKTARDILRAAESDKIIVEKSTLPVRTAAALERILHNNDKGLHFDIISNPEFLAEGTAIKDLLEPDRVLIGSRETERGIRARDQIVEIYANWVPRERIITSNIWSSELSKLAANAFLAQRISSINSISALCEKTEASINEVAYAVGADSRIGPKFLKAGVGFGGSCFKKDILNLVYIAESYGLYEVAAYWEQVVRMNEYQEHRFVRNLVTAMFNTVAGKRIALFGFAFKADTGDTREAPAITVTRKLVEERANVVITDPQALENAKLDLADILDKVEFEIDPYRAAAGAHAVAIITEWDLYKSLDYRKIYASMEKPAFLFDGRNILDRRDMFEIGFNVYAIGHAPLTHFSE